In Candidatus Dormiibacterota bacterium, one DNA window encodes the following:
- a CDS encoding ribosome maturation factor RimP, whose translation MDKESLVIAFERELDAIVHDPAYADVEVVLHAARPHRKAVALTVTIDKVGGVDLATCERIAARINDALETIEEEYSLEVESAGLERPLVRPADYERFAGKKARVVTTLTIAGAKTHRGILRGLRGETVILETENGELPLPVATIKSANLEYDPRADLQRDKRERKTHG comes from the coding sequence ATGGACAAGGAGAGCCTGGTCATCGCTTTCGAGCGCGAACTCGACGCGATCGTCCACGATCCGGCGTACGCCGATGTCGAGGTGGTGCTGCATGCGGCACGCCCGCATCGTAAGGCCGTCGCGCTGACCGTGACGATCGACAAGGTCGGCGGCGTCGATCTAGCGACTTGCGAGCGTATCGCGGCGCGGATCAACGACGCACTCGAAACGATCGAAGAAGAGTATTCGCTGGAAGTCGAATCCGCGGGGCTCGAGCGTCCGCTCGTGCGTCCGGCCGATTACGAGCGATTCGCCGGAAAGAAAGCCCGCGTGGTTACCACGCTGACGATCGCCGGCGCAAAGACGCACCGCGGCATCCTTCGGGGGCTACGAGGCGAAACGGTAATCCTGGAAACCGAGAACGGCGAATTGCCGTTGCCGGTAGCAACGATCAAATCGGCGAATTTGGAGTACGATCCGCGCGCCGATCTGCAACGCGATAAACGTGAACGGAAAACACATGGCTGA